One bacterium genomic region harbors:
- a CDS encoding metallophosphoesterase family protein, translating into MLPIAFPAALAAAALLVWLRVRRNVRPRLKVRALELDCPALPERPLEILHVSDLHISRRTLWRLEALYRAAGREWDLVLASGDFAEEPQGIEPVARALGALRSRCGIWAVLGNHDYLHYKADTPARWLQVLLGSLRHGRCDRLSLEFEVGPLVESLERHGVRVLRNAVEEGKLDGGGTFQIFGIDDPVTGHDNPRRLYGSQDRCALRLALTHAPTRLGLLRPLEPHLVLCGHTHGGQVRLPWLGAVSTGSQASRRAAGGLMTQDSLRVHISHGAGAGVVFPWRFGAQAEITVLRLGRNGARKPDKTKTPERFEVKP; encoded by the coding sequence ATGCTTCCGATCGCATTCCCGGCGGCGCTGGCCGCGGCCGCCCTGCTTGTCTGGCTGCGGGTGCGCCGCAACGTGCGCCCCCGCCTGAAAGTGCGGGCGCTGGAACTCGACTGCCCGGCCCTGCCGGAGCGGCCGCTGGAAATACTGCACGTCTCCGACCTGCATATCTCGCGGCGCACGCTCTGGCGCCTGGAGGCCCTGTACCGGGCCGCGGGCCGCGAGTGGGACCTGGTGCTGGCGAGCGGCGATTTCGCCGAGGAGCCGCAGGGGATCGAGCCGGTGGCGCGCGCCCTGGGGGCCCTGCGCTCGCGCTGCGGGATTTGGGCCGTGCTGGGAAACCACGACTATCTTCACTACAAGGCGGACACGCCGGCCCGCTGGCTGCAAGTGCTCCTGGGCAGCCTGCGTCACGGGCGCTGCGACAGGCTGAGCCTGGAATTCGAGGTGGGGCCGCTGGTGGAATCGCTGGAGCGCCACGGGGTGCGGGTGCTGCGCAACGCGGTGGAGGAGGGAAAGCTGGATGGCGGCGGGACGTTCCAGATTTTCGGGATCGATGACCCGGTCACGGGTCACGACAACCCGCGCCGTCTGTACGGCAGCCAGGACCGCTGCGCCCTGCGCCTGGCCCTGACCCACGCCCCGACCCGCCTGGGCCTTCTGCGTCCGCTCGAGCCGCACCTGGTGCTCTGCGGGCACACCCATGGCGGGCAGGTGCGCCTGCCCTGGCTGGGGGCAGTCTCCACCGGAAGCCAGGCCTCGCGCCGTGCGGCCGGCGGGCTGATGACCCAGGACAGCCTGCGGGTGCATATCAGCCACGGGGCCGGTGCGGGGGTGGTGTTCCCCTGGCGCTTCGGCGCCCAGGCCGAGATCACTGTCCTGCGGTTGGGACGAAACGGTGCCCGGAAGCCCGATAAAACGAAAACCCCGGAGCGTTTTGAGGTAAAACCTTGA
- a CDS encoding BamA/TamA family outer membrane protein produces MRKRHFFILISVFCLLLDGPPSLRAQNEVQPWQAEDTGRLREVLRRNNYLVFRADTVLLPDSAALDKDLVFVGCKAAVDRPVNGSVVVLDGELGLRWRSRVSGDVFLVRGALFQSRRAELAGKICRTTAAEVYRVVIDNLGDAARGVPLRLEFQTNRMGGFLLEGYDRVDGFSVSWGFKLIDPDFKKSPLIEAKLITATTRQAFGFDSRLELPLDKQRRYVFGLAGHSMTDTNDRWRLADLENSVKAFLFGYDYRYYFKREGYSLFFRRTYGKRSSLRLSWNNERYYSLKNLSPFTFLAQETFAPNLPVYSGPINSLTLSGVLDTRDDEFITREGFRISAEGEIAGGRLGGRSSFSRFDLDIKRWDTFFKRHHTFLWGKVAGSDRSLPFQRCYTLGNTLRAYNNFDFSGDRLLMAQASYGYEMPGLPLLDYLFFDWCPQVVFETGNAYFRTDPGGRYGDLKSDLGLGVCGRTLLGQLAVHWFRNLDGADIDARIRISLDMNIFE; encoded by the coding sequence ATGAGAAAGCGGCATTTTTTTATTCTCATTTCCGTGTTCTGCCTGCTTCTCGACGGCCCGCCGTCTCTGCGGGCGCAAAACGAGGTCCAGCCCTGGCAGGCCGAGGACACCGGCCGTCTGCGCGAGGTGCTGCGGCGCAACAACTACCTGGTGTTCCGGGCCGACACCGTGCTGCTGCCCGATTCCGCCGCCCTGGACAAGGACCTGGTGTTCGTGGGCTGCAAGGCGGCGGTCGACCGCCCGGTCAACGGCAGCGTGGTGGTGCTGGACGGTGAACTGGGGCTGCGCTGGCGCTCGCGGGTGAGCGGGGACGTGTTCCTGGTGCGCGGGGCGCTGTTCCAATCGCGACGCGCGGAGCTGGCCGGGAAAATCTGCCGGACCACCGCCGCCGAGGTCTATCGGGTGGTGATCGACAACCTGGGCGATGCCGCCCGCGGCGTGCCGCTGCGCCTGGAGTTCCAGACCAACCGCATGGGTGGGTTCCTGCTCGAGGGCTACGACCGGGTGGATGGGTTCTCGGTCTCCTGGGGCTTTAAGCTCATCGACCCGGATTTCAAGAAAAGCCCGCTGATCGAGGCCAAGCTGATCACCGCCACCACGCGCCAGGCTTTCGGGTTCGACTCGCGCCTGGAGCTGCCCCTGGACAAGCAGCGCCGCTACGTGTTCGGCCTGGCGGGCCATTCCATGACCGACACCAACGACCGCTGGCGCCTGGCCGACCTGGAGAACTCGGTCAAGGCGTTCCTGTTCGGCTACGATTACCGCTATTATTTCAAGCGCGAGGGTTACAGCCTTTTTTTCCGCCGCACATACGGCAAGCGTTCGAGCCTGCGCCTTAGCTGGAACAACGAGCGCTACTACAGCCTGAAAAACCTCTCTCCGTTCACGTTTCTGGCCCAGGAGACTTTCGCCCCGAACCTGCCCGTGTACTCGGGGCCGATCAACAGCCTGACTTTAAGCGGTGTGCTGGATACGCGCGACGATGAGTTCATCACCCGGGAGGGGTTCCGGATCAGCGCCGAGGGTGAGATCGCGGGCGGCCGCCTGGGCGGCCGCAGTTCTTTCAGCCGTTTCGACCTCGACATCAAGCGCTGGGACACCTTTTTCAAGCGTCACCACACGTTTCTCTGGGGCAAGGTGGCCGGGTCCGACCGCTCGCTGCCGTTCCAGCGCTGCTACACTCTGGGCAACACCCTGCGCGCCTACAACAATTTCGATTTCTCCGGCGACCGCCTTCTGATGGCCCAGGCCTCCTACGGCTATGAGATGCCCGGCCTGCCGCTGCTGGACTACCTGTTTTTCGACTGGTGCCCGCAGGTTGTGTTCGAGACCGGCAACGCCTATTTCCGGACCGATCCGGGCGGACGCTACGGCGATCTGAAGAGCGATCTGGGCCTGGGGGTCTGCGGGCGGACCCTGCTCGGGCAGTTAGCCGTGCACTGGTTCAGGAACCTGGACGGGGCGGATATCGATGCGAGGATTCGCATTTCGCTCGATATGAACATATTCGAATAG
- a CDS encoding Na+/H+ antiporter NhaC family protein: MHQFVRFRPLLRLSALLAAAFLAWAAPARAGSPEGSAQRLELPVVSFADTPIAFSLDGSAGDSAGAAGWTVELKDGQSVLASAVTDSSGKATLTAPGSGRFTVSASRAGVHLESGLRVLPGFLTLLPPLVAIIFALMFRQVLPALFLGIWVGTSLLAGINPWTGLVRLIDTYFVQAMTDRDHVRIIVFSMTLGGMVGLIARSGGATGLVERFSRLAVSRRMGQVSTWLLGLLIFFDDYSNTLMVGNTMRPFTDKLRISREKLSYIVDSTSAPVACVALISTWIGFELGLLGTSISELGLDINAYWLFLRAVPFNFYSIVTIIFVLLVALTGRDFGPMRQAESRAFSTGEVLGPRAQPLVDDEMTRLQDSSDAPPRWYNAIVPIGVMSAVLLAGLYASGLHNAAAGGKAPTLYNVIGAADPFQVLLWAAFAGTFTAMAMSMAQRIMNLRECVDSFIIGFKSLTIAMIILTLARVIQIICTDLNTANYLLNISRGFLKPGFLPALTFVLGAAISFSTGTSWGTMAILMPLVVPLAHYLPLDAGLSPEVVDLTMVATVGAVLSGAVFGDHCSPISDTTIMSSMASGADHVDHVRTQLPYALVVGGVTTVIGYLPAAMGFIHPFVSILLSVAVLWALLRYVGRPVQDSVPD, translated from the coding sequence ATGCACCAGTTTGTGCGATTTCGCCCACTCCTGCGACTTTCCGCCCTGCTTGCCGCGGCCTTTCTCGCCTGGGCGGCGCCGGCCCGGGCCGGTTCACCCGAGGGGTCTGCGCAGCGGCTCGAGCTGCCGGTGGTCTCGTTCGCCGACACTCCGATTGCGTTCTCGCTGGACGGCTCAGCCGGGGACAGCGCCGGCGCGGCTGGCTGGACCGTCGAGCTGAAAGACGGGCAGTCGGTGCTGGCCAGCGCCGTGACCGATTCCAGCGGCAAGGCCACGCTAACCGCGCCAGGCAGCGGACGGTTCACCGTGAGCGCCTCGCGCGCCGGGGTGCACCTGGAGAGCGGCCTGCGTGTGCTTCCCGGTTTCCTGACCCTGCTGCCCCCCCTGGTTGCTATCATTTTCGCTCTGATGTTCCGCCAGGTGCTGCCCGCCCTTTTCCTGGGCATCTGGGTCGGAACGAGCCTGCTGGCCGGGATCAACCCCTGGACCGGCCTGGTCCGCCTGATCGACACCTATTTCGTCCAGGCCATGACCGACCGGGACCATGTGCGGATAATCGTTTTCAGCATGACCCTGGGCGGCATGGTGGGCCTGATCGCCCGCTCGGGCGGGGCCACCGGCCTGGTCGAGCGTTTCTCCCGTCTGGCGGTCAGCCGCCGCATGGGCCAGGTGAGCACCTGGCTGCTGGGGCTGCTGATTTTCTTTGACGACTATTCCAACACCCTGATGGTCGGCAACACGATGCGGCCGTTCACGGACAAGCTGCGCATCTCGCGCGAAAAGCTTTCCTACATCGTGGACAGCACCTCGGCCCCGGTGGCCTGCGTGGCGCTGATCTCCACCTGGATCGGGTTCGAGCTGGGGCTGCTGGGCACATCCATCTCCGAGCTGGGCCTGGATATCAACGCCTACTGGCTGTTCCTGCGCGCGGTGCCGTTCAATTTCTACTCGATAGTGACCATCATCTTTGTCCTGCTGGTGGCCCTGACCGGCAGGGATTTCGGGCCGATGCGCCAGGCCGAGAGCCGTGCGTTCAGCACCGGTGAGGTGCTGGGCCCACGCGCCCAGCCGCTGGTGGATGACGAGATGACCCGCTTGCAGGACTCCTCGGACGCCCCGCCGCGCTGGTACAACGCCATCGTGCCGATCGGAGTGATGAGCGCGGTGCTGCTGGCCGGACTCTACGCCAGCGGACTGCACAACGCCGCGGCGGGGGGCAAGGCGCCGACCCTCTACAACGTCATCGGCGCGGCCGACCCGTTCCAGGTGCTGCTCTGGGCGGCTTTCGCCGGCACGTTCACCGCCATGGCCATGTCGATGGCGCAGCGGATCATGAACCTGCGCGAGTGCGTGGACTCGTTCATCATCGGTTTCAAGTCCCTGACCATCGCCATGATAATCCTCACCCTGGCCCGGGTGATCCAGATCATCTGCACCGACCTGAACACGGCCAACTACCTGCTGAACATCTCCCGCGGCTTCCTCAAGCCCGGGTTCCTGCCTGCGCTCACTTTCGTCCTCGGCGCGGCGATCAGTTTCTCCACCGGGACCTCCTGGGGCACGATGGCGATACTGATGCCGCTGGTGGTCCCCCTGGCGCATTACCTTCCACTGGATGCCGGTCTGTCGCCCGAGGTCGTGGACCTGACCATGGTGGCCACAGTCGGGGCGGTGCTGTCGGGAGCGGTGTTCGGCGACCACTGCAGCCCTATCAGCGACACCACGATCATGAGTTCGATGGCCAGCGGCGCCGACCACGTGGACCATGTGCGCACCCAGCTTCCCTACGCCCTGGTGGTGGGCGGAGTAACCACTGTCATAGGCTATCTTCCCGCCGCGATGGGGTTTATCCACCCGTTCGTGTCCATCCTCCTGAGCGTGGCTGTCCTCTGGGCGCTGTTGCGCTATGTGGGCCGCCCGGTCCAGGACAGCGTTCCGGATTGA